From the Candidatus Methylomirabilota bacterium genome, one window contains:
- a CDS encoding cation diffusion facilitator family transporter, which produces MHGRHTHGSMHKRRLVAVFGLTAGFLVIEAAVGLWTGSLSLLADATHMLVDAGGILLSLLAVWFAERPATPAKTYGYYRVEILAALVNGVVLCVMAIAILVATYERMWQPPVVPGGPILAVAVLGLAVNLSSLALLHAGAHASLNVRSAYLEVLGDALSSAIVISAGAVILLTGWVWVDLVAGALIAVFILPRTWALLRQAVNILLEGAPAHLDVREIEDAMAAAPAVRRVHDLHVWTLTSGREAMSAHVVVEAGAPGDKILEALHLILHARFGIDHTTIQIETEPAPLIQITPRAGAG; this is translated from the coding sequence ATGCACGGCCGGCACACCCACGGCTCCATGCACAAGCGGCGTCTGGTGGCCGTGTTCGGCCTGACCGCCGGCTTCCTGGTGATCGAGGCCGCGGTCGGGCTCTGGACGGGCAGCCTCTCGCTCCTCGCCGACGCGACCCACATGCTGGTCGACGCGGGCGGCATCCTGCTGAGCCTGCTCGCGGTGTGGTTCGCGGAGCGTCCGGCCACCCCGGCGAAGACCTACGGCTACTACCGCGTCGAGATCCTCGCCGCGCTGGTCAACGGCGTGGTGCTCTGCGTGATGGCCATCGCGATCCTGGTGGCCACCTACGAGCGCATGTGGCAGCCACCGGTGGTGCCGGGCGGCCCGATCCTGGCGGTGGCGGTGCTGGGGCTCGCGGTGAACCTGTCGAGCCTCGCCCTGCTGCACGCGGGCGCGCACGCGAGCCTGAACGTGCGCAGCGCGTACCTGGAGGTGCTGGGCGACGCGCTGAGCTCGGCCATCGTGATCAGCGCCGGGGCGGTCATCCTGCTCACCGGATGGGTGTGGGTCGACCTGGTCGCGGGCGCCCTGATCGCGGTCTTCATCCTGCCCCGCACCTGGGCCCTCCTGCGCCAGGCCGTCAACATCCTGCTCGAGGGAGCCCCCGCCCACCTCGACGTGCGGGAGATCGAGGACGCGATGGCCGCGGCGCCCGCGGTGCGGCGCGTCCACGACCTGCACGTCTGGACGCTGACCTCGGGCCGCGAGGCCATGAGCGCGCACGTCGTCGTCGAGGCCGGCGCGCCCGGCGACAAGATCCTCGAAGCGCTGCACCTCATCCTCCACGCCAGATTCGGCATCGATCACACCACGATCCAGATCGAGACCGAGCCAGCCCCTCTCATCCAGATCACCCCCCGGGCCGGGGCCGGCTGA
- a CDS encoding DUF3016 domain-containing protein: protein MKTVLMLLLAAVGLGVSSGASAQDDRVTVELANPQKFSDFKTSCVNRPVDVTALAAQLERSVKITAGRWLPEGQRMEITVSNIDMAGDIEVWRNPFACDLRTMKDIYPPRIDLTFRILDAEGKEIRTGTRRLVDVNYLDRSTPSGIDQLRYEKDLLADWLQRELGARAGS, encoded by the coding sequence ATGAAGACCGTGCTGATGCTGCTGCTCGCCGCGGTCGGGCTCGGGGTCTCGTCCGGGGCTTCCGCCCAGGACGACCGGGTGACCGTCGAGCTCGCGAACCCGCAGAAGTTCAGCGACTTCAAGACCAGCTGCGTGAACCGGCCCGTGGATGTCACCGCGCTCGCGGCCCAGCTGGAGCGCTCGGTGAAGATCACCGCCGGCCGCTGGCTGCCCGAGGGACAGCGGATGGAGATCACGGTGAGCAACATCGACATGGCGGGGGACATCGAGGTGTGGCGCAACCCGTTCGCCTGCGACCTGCGGACCATGAAGGACATCTACCCGCCGCGCATCGACCTCACCTTCCGGATCCTCGACGCGGAGGGCAAGGAGATCCGCACCGGCACCCGCCGGCTCGTGGACGTCAACTACCTGGACCGCTCGACGCCCTCGGGCATCGACCAGCTGCGCTACGAGAAGGACCTGCTCGCGGACTGGCTGCAGCGCGAGCTGGGCGCGCGGGCCGGCTCGTGA
- a CDS encoding methionine synthase: MQRSEARILTTHVGSLPRAPVLRDLLVQRDRGEPVDAAALDREAAAAVERVVAGQLDAGIDVINNGEQPRAGFSTYVAGRMRGFGGTSRRQLARDLIDFPDYADMLARRRRDAARIGDAPQAIAEVEYADLGPAAAECDGFLRATEGRAGRFVERFMTAASPGVIATILLSAHYRSHEDYVMALAREMRKEYRLIHERGLLLQVDCPDLAMERARFFQHDSLDRFVQMVDLHVRAINQATEGIPADRLRLHLCWGNYDGPHTHDVPLEAVLPVVLKARVGALSLPLANPRHQHEYRVLKQHRIPDGMLLLPGVIDTTTNYVEHPEVVADRILAAVDAVGDRTRVIASTDCGFGTFAGSEMVAHSVVWAKLAALSEGAALASRRLWS; encoded by the coding sequence ATGCAGCGCAGCGAGGCGCGCATCCTGACCACCCACGTGGGCAGCCTCCCGCGGGCGCCCGTCCTGCGGGACCTGCTCGTCCAACGGGACCGCGGCGAGCCGGTGGACGCGGCCGCCCTCGACCGCGAGGCCGCCGCCGCGGTCGAGCGTGTGGTGGCAGGCCAGCTCGACGCGGGGATCGACGTCATCAACAACGGCGAGCAGCCGCGCGCCGGCTTCTCGACCTACGTGGCCGGCCGCATGCGCGGCTTCGGCGGCACGAGCCGTCGGCAGCTCGCCCGTGACCTGATCGACTTCCCCGACTACGCCGACATGCTGGCCCGGCGGCGGCGCGACGCCGCCCGCATCGGCGACGCCCCCCAGGCCATCGCGGAGGTGGAGTACGCGGATCTGGGCCCCGCCGCCGCGGAGTGCGACGGCTTCCTGCGCGCGACCGAGGGCCGCGCCGGGCGGTTCGTCGAGCGCTTCATGACCGCCGCGTCGCCGGGCGTGATCGCCACCATCCTGCTCTCCGCGCACTACCGCTCGCACGAGGACTACGTGATGGCGCTGGCCCGCGAGATGCGGAAGGAGTACCGGCTGATCCACGAGCGGGGCCTGCTCTTGCAGGTGGACTGCCCCGACCTGGCCATGGAGCGCGCCCGCTTCTTCCAGCACGACTCGCTCGATCGCTTCGTGCAGATGGTCGACCTGCACGTGCGCGCGATCAACCAGGCCACCGAGGGGATCCCGGCCGATCGTCTCCGGCTCCATCTCTGCTGGGGCAACTACGACGGCCCGCACACCCACGACGTGCCGCTGGAGGCGGTCCTGCCCGTCGTGCTGAAGGCCCGCGTGGGCGCGCTGTCGCTGCCCCTGGCCAACCCGCGACACCAGCACGAGTACCGCGTGCTGAAACAGCACCGGATCCCCGACGGCATGCTGCTGCTGCCCGGCGTGATCGACACGACCACCAACTACGTCGAGCATCCCGAGGTGGTGGCCGATCGCATCCTGGCCGCGGTGGACGCAGTCGGCGACCGCACCCGGGTGATCGCCTCCACCGACTGCGGCTTCGGCACCTTCGCGGGCTCCGAGATGGTCGCCCACTCGGTGGTGTGGGCCAAGCTCGCTGCGCTCAGCGAGGGCGCCGCCCTCGCCAGCCGGCGCCTCTGGTCCTGA